The genomic DNA GAGCCCGACGGCGCCTGAGCAATCCGGGCGGTCACGGCGGTCCTCGGGCACCCGCCTGCTGCTGCTCGACGAGCCGACCCGCGGTGTGGACGTCGGCGCCCGGGCAGATCTGTACCGGGTCATCCGCCGGATGGCCGATGACGGCATGGGCGTGCTCATGGTCTCTAGCGAGGTGCCTGAGGTGCTGGGGCTGGCCGACCGCGTGGTCGTCATGCGCGAGGGCCGCGTCGTGCGCGAGGCGCCGGCCGGTGAGCTGAATGAGGAAACCGTCCTCGATCTCGTCATGGCGGGATCGCTACTGGAAGTGGACAGCCCATGACCGAACCCGTGAAGGTCGCCGTGCCGCCGGCTGAGGGATCCCCGGCCGAGGGATCACACGCAGGGGCCTCGGCGCAGCCGCCATCGGGCGGATCTTCCCTGCGTCGCTGGTTCCGCGACGACGCCAGCGAGCCGGTGCGCCGCAACCTCGGCCTGATAGCGGTGCTGATCGCCCTGTACGGGATCGGGGCGTGGAGTCGGCCGGACATCTTCTTGCACGCCGACCGGCTGTGGAGCAACGAGCTGACGGTGCTCACCCTCGCCTCGAGCATCGGCGTCGTGGCGATCGGGATGACCTTCGTCATCATCAGCGGCGGCATCGACCTCTCGGTGGGAGCGCTGCTGGCCCTGGCCAGCGTCTGGGCCACGACGCTGTCGACCCAGTCCTACGGCGCGGTGATGATGGTCTTCGTCGCCCTGATCGTGGGCACGGTCGCAGGACTGGCCAACGGCTTTCTCATCGCCTACGGCCGGATGGCGCCCTTCATAGCGACGCTGGCGACGATGGTGGCCGCCCGCGGCCTGGCCCAGAAGATCTCGGGCAAGCAGACCCAGGTGGTCAGCGTCAACGGCATCACCGACATCGCGCAGCGCAAGTTCCTCGGCGTCCCGTGGTTGGTCATCATCTTCGCCGTGGTCGCCGCGCTGGCCTGGGTGCTGCTCAACCGGACCACCTTCGGACGGCGCAGCGCCGCGATCGGCGGCAACGGCGAGGCCGCGCGCCTGGCCGGCATCAGCGTCCGCCGCACCCAGGTGATCATCTACGCGCTGTCGGGCCTGTGCTGCGGCATCGCCGCCCTGATGGTGACCGCGCAGGCCAACTCCGGCTCCTCCGACCACGGCAACCTCTATGAGTTGCAGGCCATCGCGGCGGTGATCATCGGCGGCACGGCGCTGGCCGGCGGGCGGGGCACCATCGTCGGCTCGGTGTTGGGCGTGCTGGTGTTCAGCCAGATCACCAACCTGTTCATCGTGAACAACCTGGCCATCGAGTACCAGTTGATCGCCCAAGGCGTGATCATCGTCGCCGCGGTCCTCATCCAGCAGTTCCGGGTCGGCTCACTACGGCGGCGTCCGGCGTGAGCGCCCGCCGACCGTTTCTCACCCACGCCGCTCCGGCGTCACCACGCTCAACGTCAGCAGCACACCCATCTCAACCGCGGAGGACGCAGTGAACTATCACAAGGACCATGAGCACGGCGGCAGCCGTCGTCGGCTATTCACCGGCGTCGTCGCCATCGCCGCCGCCGCGGGTGTGGTGCTGACCGGCTGCACCAGCAACACCCCCAAGCCGGCCGCCAGTTCCGCCGGAGGCTCGACAGCGGCGGCGCCGGCCGGCAACAGCGGTGGCGCGCAGGCGCCGGGCAAGAAGGTCCGGATCATGTTCTCCGGCCCGGTCGCCGACCACGGTTTCCTCGCGGCCATCAACCGGTTCGCCAAGGAGCAGGCGGCCAAGTACCCCGACGTCACCTTCACCGCGCTCGAGGCCGCGCCGGACGCACCGTCCCAGATCGCCGCGGTGCAGACCGCCATCGCCGAGAAGCCGGACGCGCTGATCATCTTCCCCCAGGACGGTGACCAGCTGACCGGCGTGGGCAAGGCGGCCACCGCCGCAGGCATCCCGGTGATCAACCTGGACCGCAAGTTCAACGACCAGAGCGCCTACCGGATGTTCCTGGCCGGCGACAACTACAAGGTGGGCTTCAACGCCGGCACCTACATCGGCAACAAGCTCAAGGGCAAGTCCGACGCCGTCATCGGCGAGATCACCGGCATCGCGACCCTGGCCCTGACCCGCGAGCGCTCCGAGGGGTTCAAGGACGCGCTGGCCATCCACGGCCTCAAGGTGACGCGGCAGGTCAACGCCTCGTTCACGGTGCAATCGGGCCAGGCGGCCATGGCCAACCTGCTGGCCGCGGCCCCGAAGCTCGACGCGGTGTTCAACCACGATGACGACCAGAACATCGGCTCCGAGGCGGCCGCCGCCCAGGCCAACCGCAAGGAGTTCTTCATCGTCGGCACCGCGGCCTCGAACACGATGCTCAAGCACATCAAGAACGGCGACGCCCGCATCGAGGCCGATGTGACGTTCACCCCGGCGATCGCCGCGACCGCGGTGTCGATGGCACGCCTGATCGCGCAGGGACGCTCCT from Jatrophihabitans sp. includes the following:
- a CDS encoding substrate-binding domain-containing protein, which codes for MNYHKDHEHGGSRRRLFTGVVAIAAAAGVVLTGCTSNTPKPAASSAGGSTAAAPAGNSGGAQAPGKKVRIMFSGPVADHGFLAAINRFAKEQAAKYPDVTFTALEAAPDAPSQIAAVQTAIAEKPDALIIFPQDGDQLTGVGKAATAAGIPVINLDRKFNDQSAYRMFLAGDNYKVGFNAGTYIGNKLKGKSDAVIGEITGIATLALTRERSEGFKDALAIHGLKVTRQVNASFTVQSGQAAMANLLAAAPKLDAVFNHDDDQNIGSEAAAAQANRKEFFIVGTAASNTMLKHIKNGDARIEADVTFTPAIAATAVSMARLIAQGRSSDDLAGLPLPSNMLIDSELVTKDNVAQYEKFGWD
- a CDS encoding ABC transporter permease gives rise to the protein MTEPVKVAVPPAEGSPAEGSHAGASAQPPSGGSSLRRWFRDDASEPVRRNLGLIAVLIALYGIGAWSRPDIFLHADRLWSNELTVLTLASSIGVVAIGMTFVIISGGIDLSVGALLALASVWATTLSTQSYGAVMMVFVALIVGTVAGLANGFLIAYGRMAPFIATLATMVAARGLAQKISGKQTQVVSVNGITDIAQRKFLGVPWLVIIFAVVAALAWVLLNRTTFGRRSAAIGGNGEAARLAGISVRRTQVIIYALSGLCCGIAALMVTAQANSGSSDHGNLYELQAIAAVIIGGTALAGGRGTIVGSVLGVLVFSQITNLFIVNNLAIEYQLIAQGVIIVAAVLIQQFRVGSLRRRPA